Proteins from a single region of Stappia sp. ES.058:
- a CDS encoding branched-chain amino acid ABC transporter permease has protein sequence MLGLNKRDTLLFAIVIAITILAPVILNPFPVESDLAQFNAGYPDLMQRFVIFGIFAIGFNILFGLTGYLSFGHAAFLGVGSYAGVWMMKLLTMNVVPAIIISVIFAGLFSLLVGYISLRRSGIYFSILTLAFAQMSFSLAYSVLTPITNGETGLQLSLSDPRILGVSQTADGSIPMTNFFGIAMRDGFEISMGGWLFTFNAGYYLCAAILLVAFYVSIRIFRSPFGVMLKAVKSNQQRMLYTGLNPRPYTLAAFVISGMYAGLAGGLMVAMDPLAGAERMQWTASGEVVLMTILGGMGTLIGPILGSGAIKYFENIFSKINENILHDWFAFLPDGMEDFVVAIIYPFIGKGWHLTLGIVFMLVVIFLPGGIVEGGQRIARLFKRKPPEDKNNSTTASAPSAAE, from the coding sequence ATGCTCGGACTGAACAAGAGGGACACGCTGCTGTTCGCGATCGTCATTGCGATCACGATTCTGGCTCCGGTCATTCTCAACCCCTTCCCGGTGGAATCCGATCTCGCCCAGTTCAACGCCGGCTATCCGGACCTCATGCAGCGCTTCGTGATCTTCGGGATCTTTGCAATCGGCTTCAACATCCTGTTCGGGCTGACCGGCTACCTGTCGTTCGGGCATGCCGCCTTTCTGGGCGTCGGCTCCTACGCCGGCGTGTGGATGATGAAGCTTCTGACCATGAACGTGGTGCCGGCGATCATCATCTCGGTGATCTTCGCGGGCCTGTTCTCGCTGCTTGTCGGCTACATATCGCTGCGCCGGTCGGGCATCTACTTCTCGATCCTGACGCTCGCCTTCGCGCAGATGTCCTTCTCGCTTGCCTATTCGGTGCTGACCCCGATCACCAACGGCGAGACCGGCCTGCAGCTTTCCCTCAGCGATCCGCGTATTCTCGGCGTCAGCCAGACTGCCGACGGGTCAATCCCGATGACCAACTTCTTCGGCATCGCGATGCGGGATGGCTTCGAAATTTCGATGGGCGGCTGGCTCTTCACCTTCAACGCCGGCTACTACCTGTGCGCCGCGATCCTGCTGGTCGCCTTTTACGTGTCGATCCGCATCTTTCGCTCACCGTTTGGCGTGATGCTCAAGGCGGTGAAGTCGAACCAGCAGCGCATGCTCTACACCGGCCTCAATCCTCGCCCCTACACGCTGGCGGCTTTCGTGATCTCGGGCATGTACGCCGGGCTGGCCGGCGGGTTGATGGTGGCGATGGATCCGCTTGCCGGCGCGGAGCGCATGCAGTGGACGGCCTCCGGTGAAGTGGTGCTGATGACCATTCTCGGCGGGATGGGAACCCTGATCGGGCCGATCCTGGGGTCGGGTGCGATCAAGTACTTCGAGAACATCTTCTCCAAGATCAACGAGAACATTCTGCACGACTGGTTTGCGTTTCTGCCCGACGGAATGGAAGATTTCGTCGTCGCGATCATTTACCCGTTCATCGGCAAGGGGTGGCATTTGACGCTTGGTATCGTATTCATGCTGGTGGTGATCTTCCTGCCGGGCGGGATCGTGGAAGGCGGCCAGCGCATTGCCCGGCTGTTCAAGCGCAAGCCGCCTGAAGACAAGAACAATTCAACGACGGCTTCCGCGCCGTCGGCGGCGGAGTGA
- a CDS encoding substrate-binding protein — MIKRPISRRGLIKSAGIVGVGLAAPHVFIRNANAFNNEPTGSTVTLGFNVPQSGPYADEGADELRAYELAVEHLNGGGDGGMLNTFSSKALKGNGILGKKVEYVTGDTQTKSDAARASAKSMIEKDGAIMITGGSSSGVAIAVQSLCQEAGVIFMAGLTHSNDTTGKDKKANGFRHFFNGYMSAAALAPVLKNAYGTDRKAYHLTADYTWGWTQQESIAAATEAMGWETVNNVLTPLAATDFSAYITPILQSDADVLVLNHYGGNMVNSLTNAVQFGLRAREVNGKNFEIVVPLYSRLMARGAGENVKGIFGSTNWHWSLQDEGSFAFVKSFGTKYGFPPSQAAHTCYVQTLLYADAVERGGSFNPCSVGEALEGFEFDGLGNGPTLYRAEDHQCFKDVLVVKGKENPTSEFDLLEIVEVTPAAQVTYPPDHPMFAGGDLGTCNSGA, encoded by the coding sequence ATGATAAAACGACCAATCAGCCGTCGTGGGCTAATCAAGTCTGCCGGTATCGTCGGCGTCGGTCTTGCCGCGCCGCATGTTTTCATTCGCAATGCAAATGCGTTCAACAACGAGCCGACGGGTAGCACGGTCACCCTTGGCTTCAACGTACCGCAATCGGGTCCCTATGCCGATGAGGGTGCGGACGAGCTGCGCGCCTACGAGCTTGCGGTCGAGCATCTCAATGGCGGCGGCGACGGTGGCATGCTCAACACCTTCTCGTCGAAGGCGCTGAAGGGCAACGGCATCCTCGGCAAGAAGGTCGAGTACGTCACGGGCGACACGCAGACCAAGTCGGATGCGGCGCGCGCGTCCGCCAAGTCGATGATCGAGAAGGACGGCGCGATCATGATCACCGGCGGTTCCTCGTCGGGTGTCGCGATCGCGGTCCAGAGCCTTTGCCAGGAGGCGGGCGTCATCTTCATGGCCGGCCTGACCCACTCCAACGACACGACCGGCAAGGACAAGAAGGCCAATGGCTTCCGCCATTTCTTCAACGGCTACATGTCGGCCGCGGCGCTCGCGCCGGTGCTGAAGAACGCCTATGGCACGGACCGCAAGGCCTATCACCTGACGGCCGACTACACCTGGGGCTGGACGCAGCAGGAATCGATCGCAGCAGCGACCGAGGCAATGGGCTGGGAGACTGTGAACAACGTCCTGACCCCGCTCGCGGCGACCGATTTCTCGGCCTACATCACGCCGATCCTCCAGTCCGATGCCGACGTTCTGGTGCTGAACCACTACGGCGGCAACATGGTCAACTCGCTCACCAACGCCGTCCAGTTCGGGCTGCGTGCGCGTGAAGTGAACGGGAAGAACTTCGAGATCGTCGTTCCGCTGTATTCGCGTCTGATGGCGCGTGGCGCCGGCGAAAACGTGAAGGGTATTTTCGGGTCGACCAACTGGCACTGGTCGCTGCAGGACGAAGGCTCCTTCGCTTTCGTGAAGTCCTTCGGCACCAAATACGGTTTCCCGCCGAGCCAGGCCGCCCATACCTGCTACGTGCAGACGCTGCTTTATGCGGATGCCGTGGAGCGTGGCGGTTCGTTCAACCCGTGCTCTGTCGGCGAGGCCCTGGAAGGGTTCGAGTTCGACGGCCTGGGCAACGGTCCGACGCTCTACCGCGCCGAAGACCACCAGTGCTTCAAGGACGTGCTCGTCGTGAAGGGCAAGGAAAACCCGACCTCCGAGTTCGATCTTCTGGAGATCGTCGAAGTGACGCCGGCCGCACAGGTCACCTATCCGCCCGACCATCCCATGTTCGCAGGCGGCGATCTGGGCACCTGCAACTCCGGCGCCTGA
- a CDS encoding alanine racemase encodes MTAYAPETPALVIDERVATANIARFQAHCDAAGLALRPHIKTHKLPHFARAQIAAGACGITVQKIGEAEVMADAGIADILLTYNILGVDKLARLAAVARRVERLAVVADSAVTVAGLGEAFSREDRPLTVLVECDTGAGRCGVQTPEAAAGLATTIAATDGLVFGGLMTYPAAGGSKDVESFMRAAKSLIETAGIACPTITSGGSPDMWKAGGETIVTEYRAGTYIYNDRSLVAGGACSLDDCALTVEATVVSTPTPTRAILDAGSKALSSDLLGLTGHGTILGHPDAAIVALSEEHAIVHTKRENEFEIGQRVSIVPNHACVVTNLFNFAWLIGEDGMMRRTEIAARGKLT; translated from the coding sequence ATGACCGCTTACGCCCCGGAAACCCCGGCTCTCGTCATCGACGAGCGCGTCGCCACGGCCAACATCGCCCGCTTCCAGGCCCATTGCGACGCGGCCGGGCTGGCGCTCAGACCGCACATCAAGACGCACAAGCTGCCGCATTTCGCCCGCGCGCAGATCGCGGCCGGCGCTTGCGGCATCACCGTGCAGAAGATTGGCGAGGCCGAGGTCATGGCCGATGCCGGCATTGCCGACATCCTGCTGACCTACAACATCCTCGGCGTCGACAAGCTGGCGCGGCTCGCCGCCGTCGCGCGCCGCGTCGAACGGCTCGCCGTCGTCGCCGACAGCGCGGTAACGGTGGCCGGACTGGGGGAGGCGTTTTCGCGCGAAGACCGCCCGCTCACCGTGCTGGTCGAATGCGACACGGGCGCCGGGCGCTGCGGCGTGCAGACGCCGGAGGCAGCCGCCGGTCTCGCCACCACCATCGCGGCAACGGACGGGCTCGTCTTCGGCGGACTGATGACCTATCCCGCCGCCGGCGGCAGCAAGGACGTCGAAAGCTTCATGCGCGCGGCGAAATCCCTGATCGAGACGGCCGGGATCGCCTGCCCGACGATCACCAGCGGCGGCTCGCCCGACATGTGGAAGGCGGGCGGGGAGACGATCGTCACCGAATATCGCGCCGGCACCTATATCTACAACGACCGCTCACTGGTCGCGGGCGGCGCGTGTTCGCTGGACGACTGCGCGCTGACGGTGGAGGCGACGGTGGTCAGCACGCCGACGCCGACGCGCGCCATCCTCGACGCCGGCTCCAAGGCGCTGTCGTCGGATCTTCTCGGCCTCACCGGCCACGGCACGATCCTCGGGCATCCGGATGCGGCCATCGTCGCGCTCAGCGAGGAACACGCCATCGTCCACACCAAGCGCGAGAACGAGTTCGAAATCGGTCAACGCGTCTCAATCGTGCCGAACCACGCCTGCGTCGTGACCAACCTCTTCAACTTCGCCTGGCTGATAGGCGAGGACGGCATGATGCGCCGAACCGAAATCGCCGCGCGCGGCAAGTTGACCTGA
- a CDS encoding ABC transporter ATP-binding protein — MTRTTPPLLDVRGLSLSVATGDGLMPVVRDLSFSLTASETLGIVGESGCGKSLTSLAIMGLLEGTPVRVTAGEILFDGRDLLKLAPRERRRIMGNEMSMIFQEPMTSLNPVYRIGDQIVETIREHQPMSKAAARIRAVELLRMVRIPDPDGRIDSYPHQLSGGMRQRVMIAMALAGSPRLLIADEPTTALDVTVQAQILNLIADLQAETGMGIILISHDLGVIAETCDRIAVMYRGRVVESADTRDLFATMRHPYTRGLLDSIPEPDEDVERLPTIPGRVPGLEERVTGCAFHPRCARASAICREQDPGETTFGGGHAARCHHPLEPDA, encoded by the coding sequence ATGACACGAACCACGCCTCCCCTCCTCGACGTGCGCGGCCTGTCGCTGTCGGTCGCCACCGGCGACGGCCTGATGCCGGTGGTGCGCGATCTGTCTTTCTCCCTCACGGCGTCCGAGACGCTCGGCATCGTTGGCGAGAGCGGATGCGGCAAGAGCCTGACATCGCTCGCGATCATGGGCCTGCTGGAGGGAACGCCGGTGCGCGTCACCGCCGGCGAGATCCTGTTTGACGGCCGCGACCTGCTCAAGCTTGCGCCGCGCGAGCGCCGCCGCATCATGGGCAACGAGATGTCGATGATCTTCCAGGAGCCGATGACCAGCCTCAACCCGGTCTACCGCATCGGCGACCAGATCGTGGAGACGATCCGCGAGCACCAGCCGATGTCGAAGGCCGCCGCCCGTATCCGCGCCGTCGAGTTGCTGCGCATGGTGCGCATTCCCGACCCGGACGGGCGCATCGACAGCTATCCGCACCAGCTCTCCGGCGGCATGCGCCAGCGCGTGATGATCGCCATGGCGCTTGCGGGATCGCCGCGCCTGCTGATCGCGGACGAGCCGACAACCGCGCTCGATGTGACGGTCCAGGCGCAGATCCTCAACCTCATCGCCGACCTGCAGGCGGAAACCGGCATGGGCATCATCCTGATCTCGCACGACCTCGGCGTCATCGCCGAGACCTGCGACCGCATCGCGGTAATGTACCGGGGCCGGGTGGTGGAAAGCGCGGACACGCGCGATCTCTTTGCCACGATGCGCCACCCCTATACGCGCGGCCTGCTCGATTCCATCCCCGAACCCGATGAGGACGTCGAGCGCCTGCCGACGATTCCCGGTCGTGTGCCCGGGCTTGAAGAGCGCGTGACGGGCTGCGCCTTCCACCCGCGCTGCGCGCGCGCCTCCGCGATCTGCCGCGAGCAGGACCCGGGCGAAACCACCTTCGGCGGCGGACACGCCGCACGCTGCCACCACCCGCTGGAGCCGGACGCATGA
- a CDS encoding M81 family metallopeptidase, translating to MAEKKRVYVGSVATETNTFSPLRTDMQDFKDSFYAPPGEHPVTPTLCSAVFPVARDRARQYGWDVIEGTAAWAEPGGVVNRATWETLRDAILAEIEAALPLDIVLLGLHGAMIAESCDDCEGELLEKVRQLVGPGTVIGATFDPHSHLSARRTENADLVVVFKEFPHTDFVIAAESLVDLAHRASTGAIDPEISVFDCRMIEIFPTSREPMRGFVDKMKAMEGHDGVLSVSAIHGFMAADVADLGSKLVVVTDGQKAKGDALARKFGMELFSYRGRTRPDFLTPQRALELAETREGAPIVVADVWDNPGGGVPGDSTIILREMLKRKMENVALASIWDPIAVRTCISAGEGAVLPLRFGGKMSATAGDPVDATVRVRKVVRNAVQSFGESIVPLGDSVWISVEGVDVILNTVRSQIFSPDAFSNLGIDPAKRKVLVVKSTNHFHDAFLPVASDILYAAVDGPYPNDPATNPYTKLTRAIWPRVEDPHALKATGS from the coding sequence ATGGCCGAGAAAAAACGCGTCTATGTCGGCTCCGTGGCAACGGAAACCAACACCTTCTCCCCGCTGCGCACTGACATGCAGGACTTCAAGGACAGCTTCTACGCCCCTCCCGGCGAGCATCCGGTGACGCCGACGCTGTGCAGTGCCGTGTTTCCGGTCGCCCGCGACCGCGCTCGCCAGTATGGCTGGGACGTGATCGAGGGAACCGCGGCCTGGGCGGAGCCCGGCGGCGTGGTCAACCGCGCCACCTGGGAAACCTTGCGCGACGCCATCCTGGCCGAGATCGAGGCGGCGCTGCCGCTGGACATCGTGCTGCTCGGCCTGCATGGCGCGATGATCGCGGAAAGCTGCGACGACTGCGAGGGCGAGCTGCTGGAGAAGGTCCGCCAGCTCGTCGGTCCCGGAACGGTGATCGGCGCGACCTTCGATCCGCACAGCCACCTGTCGGCGCGCCGAACCGAAAACGCCGACCTCGTCGTCGTCTTCAAGGAGTTCCCGCACACCGATTTCGTGATCGCGGCCGAAAGCCTGGTGGATCTGGCCCATCGCGCCTCGACCGGTGCCATCGACCCGGAGATCTCGGTGTTCGACTGCCGGATGATCGAAATCTTTCCCACGAGCCGCGAGCCGATGCGCGGTTTCGTCGACAAGATGAAGGCGATGGAGGGACATGACGGCGTTCTGTCGGTTTCCGCGATCCACGGCTTCATGGCCGCCGACGTTGCCGATCTCGGCAGCAAGCTCGTCGTGGTCACCGACGGACAAAAGGCGAAGGGCGATGCCCTGGCGCGAAAGTTCGGCATGGAGCTGTTCTCCTACCGCGGGCGCACCCGCCCGGATTTCCTGACGCCGCAGCGCGCGCTGGAACTCGCCGAAACGCGCGAGGGCGCGCCCATCGTCGTGGCCGATGTCTGGGACAATCCCGGCGGCGGAGTGCCGGGCGATTCCACCATCATCCTGCGCGAGATGCTGAAGCGGAAGATGGAGAACGTGGCGCTTGCCTCAATCTGGGATCCGATCGCGGTGCGCACCTGCATCTCCGCCGGCGAGGGCGCCGTGTTGCCGCTGCGCTTCGGCGGCAAGATGTCGGCCACCGCCGGCGATCCCGTCGATGCCACCGTGCGGGTGCGCAAGGTGGTGCGCAACGCGGTGCAGAGCTTCGGCGAGAGCATCGTGCCGCTCGGCGACAGCGTCTGGATCAGCGTGGAGGGCGTCGACGTCATCCTCAACACGGTGCGCTCGCAGATCTTCAGCCCCGACGCCTTTTCCAACCTCGGCATCGACCCGGCCAAACGCAAGGTGCTGGTCGTGAAGTCGACCAACCATTTTCACGATGCCTTCTTGCCGGTGGCCTCGGACATTCTCTACGCTGCTGTCGATGGTCCCTACCCCAACGATCCCGCCACAAATCCCTACACCAAGCTGACGCGCGCCATCTGGCCGCGCGTGGAAGACCCGCACGCCCTCAAGGCGACGGGAAGCTGA
- a CDS encoding DUF1028 domain-containing protein, producing the protein MTYSIVARDPGTGAFGVAVASRFFAVGALVPHMDGRAGAIATQAFVSPLYGTDGLDMLKRGDDAQTVMETVTGRDAGRHSRQMHVIDAQGRNAAFTGEDCVDWAGHLVAENVSVAGNMLAGPQVLDATLAAYQDRPDLDFAERLLCAMEAGEAAGGDKRGRQSAALRITRGEAYPWLDIRADDHGNPLAELRRLIAVAGERFLHVAETLPTADNLSGLLDRSPVDEKITRLEMERKAQGRASASFATPPA; encoded by the coding sequence ATGACCTATTCGATTGTCGCGCGCGACCCGGGCACGGGTGCTTTCGGCGTGGCCGTGGCCAGCCGGTTCTTCGCGGTCGGGGCGCTGGTGCCGCATATGGACGGACGGGCAGGCGCCATCGCCACCCAGGCCTTCGTCAGTCCGCTTTACGGCACCGACGGGCTCGACATGCTGAAGCGCGGCGATGACGCGCAAACGGTGATGGAGACGGTGACCGGGCGCGACGCCGGCCGGCATTCGCGGCAGATGCATGTGATCGATGCGCAGGGACGCAATGCAGCCTTCACGGGCGAGGACTGCGTCGACTGGGCAGGGCATCTGGTGGCGGAGAATGTGTCGGTCGCGGGAAACATGCTCGCAGGCCCGCAGGTGCTGGACGCCACGCTTGCCGCCTATCAGGATCGGCCGGACCTCGACTTCGCAGAGCGCTTGCTGTGCGCGATGGAGGCTGGCGAGGCGGCGGGCGGCGACAAGCGGGGCAGACAGTCGGCCGCGCTCAGGATCACCCGCGGAGAAGCCTATCCCTGGCTCGACATCCGTGCCGACGATCACGGCAATCCGCTTGCCGAATTGCGCCGACTGATAGCGGTTGCCGGCGAACGCTTCCTGCATGTGGCCGAGACCCTGCCCACGGCGGACAATCTCTCCGGGCTTCTCGACCGCTCGCCTGTCGACGAGAAGATCACCAGGCTCGAAATGGAGCGAAAGGCGCAAGGCCGCGCGTCGGCCTCGTTCGCGACACCGCCGGCGTGA
- a CDS encoding ABC transporter ATP-binding protein, producing the protein MTDANTPLLRVRDLKTHFTLKSGGLFSGTKKVLKAVDGVSFDLAADEVLGIVGESGCGKSTVGRTLTRLEEATGGTAEFDGREMLSLTPAAFRPLRREIQMIFQDPFASLNPRLTIEQTLAEPVRIHGLETTREGVRERIARTLTQVGLDPKVMTRHPHEFSGGQRQRIGIARVMIVEPKLVIADEAVSALDVSIQAQVLNLIKDLQTESGISMLFISHDLGVVRHICDRVAVMYLGRIVETAPKATLFSAPSHPYTKLLLASIPRIRPGRVAAEDRGEPASAAAPPPGCPFHPRCGIATDICRSVRPLPVDLGNGQFSACHHAGKHQGEAA; encoded by the coding sequence ATGACCGACGCCAACACCCCCCTCCTCAGGGTCCGCGACCTGAAGACCCACTTCACGCTGAAGTCCGGCGGTCTTTTCAGCGGCACGAAGAAAGTGCTGAAGGCCGTCGACGGCGTCTCCTTCGATCTGGCCGCCGACGAGGTGCTGGGCATCGTCGGCGAGAGCGGCTGCGGCAAGTCCACCGTCGGGCGCACGCTGACCCGTCTGGAAGAGGCGACCGGCGGCACGGCCGAATTCGACGGGCGCGAAATGCTGTCGCTCACCCCCGCCGCCTTCCGGCCGCTGCGCCGCGAAATCCAGATGATCTTCCAGGACCCCTTCGCCTCGCTCAATCCGCGCCTGACCATCGAGCAGACGCTGGCCGAGCCGGTTCGCATCCACGGTCTGGAGACGACCCGCGAGGGCGTGCGTGAACGCATCGCCCGCACGCTCACCCAGGTCGGCCTCGACCCAAAGGTGATGACCCGCCACCCGCACGAGTTTTCCGGCGGACAGCGCCAACGCATCGGCATCGCCCGGGTGATGATCGTCGAACCGAAGCTCGTCATCGCCGACGAGGCGGTTTCCGCGCTCGACGTCTCGATCCAGGCGCAGGTGCTGAACCTGATCAAGGACCTGCAGACCGAGAGCGGCATCTCGATGCTGTTCATCTCGCACGACCTCGGCGTCGTGCGCCATATCTGCGACCGCGTGGCGGTGATGTATCTCGGACGGATCGTGGAAACCGCGCCGAAGGCGACGCTGTTTTCCGCGCCCTCGCACCCCTACACCAAGCTGCTGCTCGCCTCGATCCCGCGCATCCGCCCGGGCCGCGTGGCGGCCGAGGACCGGGGCGAGCCCGCCAGCGCCGCGGCCCCGCCGCCCGGCTGCCCGTTTCATCCGCGCTGCGGAATCGCAACCGACATCTGCCGCAGCGTGCGGCCTCTTCCGGTCGATCTCGGCAATGGACAATTCAGCGCCTGCCACCACGCCGGCAAACACCAAGGAGAGGCCGCGTGA
- a CDS encoding branched-chain amino acid ABC transporter permease gives MDAIILQVLNGLDKGSAYALIALGLTLIFGTLGVVNFAHGALFMLGAFCAVTLNEILRLSSETIDPTRTDFLGNPLKVKTPFVETWFGPDIGGAMIEWSVPLAIVFSIPVMIAVGFTMERGLIKHFYKRPHADQILVTFGLAIVLQEIIKYFFGANPIPTPAPDAFIGSFDFGALVGMEAGTIIYPYWRLVYFAFAALIIGGVFAFLQYTTFGMVVRAGMADRETVGLLGINIDKRFTIMFAIAACVAGLAGVMYAPINSPNYHMGMDFLVLSFVVVVVGGMGSLTGAVAAGFLLGILESFASMSQVVNLLPGINQIIIYLVAIIILLIRPRGLLGRKGVMEG, from the coding sequence ATGGACGCCATAATCCTGCAGGTCCTGAACGGACTGGACAAGGGCAGTGCCTATGCGCTGATCGCGCTTGGGCTCACGCTGATCTTCGGCACTCTCGGGGTCGTCAATTTCGCACATGGCGCGCTGTTCATGCTCGGTGCGTTTTGCGCGGTCACCCTGAACGAGATCCTGCGGCTCTCCTCGGAAACCATCGACCCGACACGCACCGATTTCCTGGGCAATCCGCTCAAGGTGAAGACGCCTTTTGTGGAGACCTGGTTCGGGCCCGATATCGGCGGGGCAATGATCGAATGGTCGGTGCCGCTCGCGATCGTGTTTTCGATCCCGGTGATGATCGCGGTCGGGTTTACGATGGAGCGTGGGCTGATCAAGCATTTCTACAAGCGCCCGCACGCGGACCAGATCCTGGTCACCTTCGGCCTTGCCATCGTCCTGCAGGAAATCATCAAGTACTTCTTCGGTGCAAATCCGATCCCCACGCCGGCGCCGGATGCGTTCATCGGCAGTTTCGACTTCGGGGCATTGGTCGGCATGGAGGCGGGGACAATCATCTATCCCTACTGGCGGCTTGTGTATTTCGCCTTCGCGGCACTGATCATCGGCGGGGTGTTTGCGTTCCTGCAATACACCACCTTCGGCATGGTCGTGCGCGCGGGCATGGCGGACCGGGAGACCGTCGGTCTTCTGGGCATCAACATCGACAAGCGCTTCACCATCATGTTCGCCATCGCTGCCTGTGTCGCCGGTCTGGCAGGCGTCATGTATGCGCCGATCAATTCGCCCAACTATCACATGGGAATGGATTTCCTGGTGCTGTCCTTCGTTGTGGTCGTCGTGGGCGGCATGGGGTCGCTGACGGGGGCCGTCGCGGCCGGATTCCTGCTCGGGATCCTGGAATCCTTTGCCTCCATGTCGCAGGTCGTGAACCTGCTGCCCGGTATCAATCAGATCATCATTTACCTGGTGGCGATCATCATCTTGTTGATCCGTCCCCGCGGCCTGCTCGGCCGCAAAGGCGTGATGGAGGGATAA
- a CDS encoding ABC transporter ATP-binding protein, whose amino-acid sequence MWSGHAPGVAPKKGQGGQRAYFSVWDLHAYYGESYVVQGVSFNVREGEIVALLGRNGAGKTSTLRAISRVDTPQVKHGEVWLDHKPLHEMKAYQAAQNGIGLVPEDRRIIQGLTVEENLKLAQIAPPRGWSIERIYELFPRLAERKDQEATTMSGGEQQMLALARVLARDVKLLLLDEPYEGLAPVIVQEIERTLEEIKGLGMTTIIVEQNAIAALHLADRALILDMGEIVFDGTAQEVLENDELRQDYLAL is encoded by the coding sequence ATGTGGTCGGGGCATGCGCCCGGAGTGGCGCCGAAAAAGGGGCAGGGTGGTCAGCGCGCCTATTTTTCGGTGTGGGACCTGCACGCCTACTACGGCGAAAGCTATGTGGTTCAGGGCGTCAGCTTCAACGTGCGCGAGGGCGAGATCGTCGCGCTTCTGGGACGCAATGGCGCGGGCAAGACCTCGACGCTGCGCGCGATTTCGCGGGTGGACACTCCGCAGGTCAAGCATGGCGAGGTGTGGCTCGACCACAAGCCGCTGCACGAGATGAAGGCCTATCAGGCGGCGCAAAACGGCATCGGCCTCGTTCCGGAGGATCGGCGGATCATTCAGGGGCTGACGGTCGAGGAAAACCTGAAGCTTGCGCAGATCGCGCCACCTCGGGGCTGGTCCATCGAGCGCATCTACGAGCTGTTTCCGCGTCTTGCGGAGCGCAAGGACCAGGAGGCCACCACCATGTCGGGTGGCGAGCAGCAGATGCTGGCGCTGGCCCGTGTGCTGGCGCGCGACGTAAAGCTGTTGCTTCTCGACGAGCCCTACGAGGGCCTTGCGCCGGTGATCGTGCAGGAGATCGAGCGCACGCTTGAGGAGATCAAGGGGCTGGGCATGACCACGATCATCGTGGAGCAAAACGCGATCGCCGCGCTTCATCTGGCCGATCGCGCGCTCATACTCGACATGGGCGAGATCGTCTTCGACGGCACTGCGCAGGAAGTGCTCGAAAACGACGAATTGCGCCAAGACTATCTGGCGCTGTAG
- a CDS encoding ABC transporter ATP-binding protein, with product MGILEVKGVNKRFGGLKALDDVNLDIEEGSIHAIIGPNGAGKSTLLNCFVGRLEPDTGTVIFDGKSLLGIQPYEINQTGVSRVFQTPEIFADLNLLENVMIPAFARRDGSFKVNGWISVGDEGDIREEAMTMLAELGMDGKADHVAGQLSRGDKRRLELAMCLVQKPKLLLLDEPTAGMARADTNNTIDLLKQIGKRGITMVVIEHDMHVVFSLADKISVLAQGTVIVEDVPENIKGNPKVQEAYLGGAHL from the coding sequence ATGGGCATTCTTGAAGTCAAGGGCGTCAACAAGCGATTCGGCGGCCTGAAGGCGCTGGACGACGTCAATCTGGATATCGAGGAGGGCAGCATTCATGCCATCATCGGTCCCAACGGCGCCGGCAAATCGACGCTTCTCAACTGTTTTGTCGGACGGCTCGAGCCCGACACCGGAACGGTGATCTTCGACGGAAAATCGCTTCTGGGCATCCAGCCGTACGAGATCAACCAGACCGGCGTCAGCCGGGTGTTTCAGACGCCGGAGATTTTCGCCGATCTGAACCTCTTGGAAAACGTGATGATACCGGCCTTCGCGCGTCGTGACGGATCGTTCAAGGTCAACGGCTGGATCAGCGTCGGCGACGAGGGCGACATTCGCGAGGAGGCGATGACGATGCTCGCCGAACTCGGCATGGATGGCAAGGCGGATCACGTGGCCGGGCAGTTGTCGCGCGGCGACAAGCGGCGTCTGGAACTTGCGATGTGTCTGGTGCAGAAGCCGAAACTGCTGCTTTTGGACGAGCCCACCGCCGGCATGGCGCGGGCCGACACCAACAACACCATCGATCTGCTGAAGCAGATCGGCAAGCGCGGCATCACCATGGTGGTCATCGAGCACGACATGCATGTGGTGTTTTCGCTTGCCGACAAGATTTCGGTGCTGGCACAGGGCACGGTCATCGTCGAGGATGTGCCGGAAAACATCAAAGGCAACCCGAAGGTCCAGGAAGCCTATCTGGGAGGGGCGCACCTATGA